CTCGTCGCTGTCGATCCGGGTGCCCTCCGCGCTGGTCCTTCCGATCAGGCCCGCCATCGAGGGATAGACGTAGAAGGCCCCCTGCGGCACCGGGCAATCCAGCCCCGCGCAGGCGTTCAGCCCCGCCACCACCAGATCGCGGCGCCGCTGGAACACCGCGCGGCTGTCGCGGATGTAATCCTGCGGGCCGGTCAGCGCGGCCTCGGCCGCATATTGGCTGACCGAGCAGGGGTTCGAGGTCGATTGCGACTGCAGCTTGGCCATGGCCCGGATCAGCGCCTCGGGGGCGGCGCCATAGCCGATGCGCCAGCCGGTCATGGCATAGGACTTGCTGACCCCGTTCATGGTCAGCACCCGGTCCTTCAGGCGCGGCTCGACCTCGGCCGGGGTGCAAAATTCGAAGCCGTCGAAGACCAGATGTTCGTAGATGTCGTCGGCCAGCACCCAGACCTGCGGGTGGCGCAGCAGCACCTCGCACAGCGCGGCCATCTGCGCGCGGTCATAGCCCGCCCCGGTGGGGTTCGAGGGCGAATTGAGGATCAGCCACTTGGTGCGCGGCGTGATCGCCGCCTCCAGCGCCTGCGGGGTCAGCCGGAACCCGGCGGCCTGGTCGCATTCCACGACGACCGGCGTGCCGCCCGCCAGCAGCACCATGTCGGGATAGCTGACCCAGTAGGGCGCGGGCACAATCACCTCATCGCCCGCGTCCAGCGTGGCCATCAGCGCGTTGAACAGGATCTGCTTGCCGCCGGTGC
Above is a window of Paracoccus liaowanqingii DNA encoding:
- a CDS encoding pyridoxal phosphate-dependent aminotransferase; its protein translation is MAFISDRLARIKPSPTIAMSMRAAELAAEGRDIISLSAGEPDFDTPLNVRDAAKAAIDAGHTRYTAVDGTPSLKRAIADKFARENGLDYTPSQITVGTGGKQILFNALMATLDAGDEVIVPAPYWVSYPDMVLLAGGTPVVVECDQAAGFRLTPQALEAAITPRTKWLILNSPSNPTGAGYDRAQMAALCEVLLRHPQVWVLADDIYEHLVFDGFEFCTPAEVEPRLKDRVLTMNGVSKSYAMTGWRIGYGAAPEALIRAMAKLQSQSTSNPCSVSQYAAEAALTGPQDYIRDSRAVFQRRRDLVVAGLNACAGLDCPVPQGAFYVYPSMAGLIGRTSAEGTRIDSDEAFANALLDEQGVAVVFGAAFGLSPHFRISYATADEVLEDAMARIRQFCAGCN